The following proteins come from a genomic window of Paramisgurnus dabryanus chromosome 19, PD_genome_1.1, whole genome shotgun sequence:
- the LOC135773742 gene encoding collagen alpha-1(XIV) chain isoform X1, with protein sequence MQVRVLFLLIVTSALHTHAQVLSPRRLRFKVLSPGVLAVTWKEPKGEFDSYRLVYSTDSGGFEKEVSVNKNDPKAVIQGFDPSKEYTVKIMTVRGTEESKPLTATYTGVGSEVSEVSVRQDPRDPEHDSQISEVDIFMCKTPAIADIVILVDGSWSIGRINFRLVRMFLESLVKAFSVGSEHVRIGLAQYSGDPRIEWNLNAHRTKESVIDAVRNLPYKGGNTLTGLALTYILENSFKPESGSRPDVPKIGILITDGKSQDDVHSPAQRLRDSGIELFAIGVKNADENELRTIASPPEETHVYNVADFSVMSSIVEELTKTVCERVNDLSKEISGETVAYTARSFDAPSNLITSEVTARSFRVSWTHPSGPVEKYRVVYYATKGSKPEEAVVNGNENSVMLTHLNSLTEYEIAVFAIYSNSASEALRGSETTLALPTVNNLELYDITHSSMRVRWRVAEGASGYMILYAPLTRGDAVDEKEVKVDDSVTQVELEGLSPKTEYTVTVYGMYGEEASDPMTAQQTTLPLTPPRNLHISDISHSSAKLSWDSASRKVKGYRIVYVKTDAVETDQVEVGPVTTLVLRNLTSMTEYTVALFAIYDEGQADPLTDSFTTSVVPLPVNLRSSDVSTDSFKVTWQHAASDVSVYRLIWRPAAGGETKEVLINDNSNWYMITGLKPLTEYEVSLSGIYSDESESDQVEIIESTVDKTTTAATTTKSTPAAVVRQAVRNLKLSDLTTFSMRVSWDSAGPNVRQYKVSYISTRGDRAEQLSLVPAGQMSAVLQPLLSDTEYRVSVSAVYSDGDGPVLTRVARTLPLSAPSNLRVSEEWYNRFRITWDSSSSPTMGYRIVYQPISVSGRALETFVGDDVNTMLILNLLSGTDYSVKVIATYTTGSSEALTGRAKTLYLGVNNLNAYQVQVTSMCAQWQPHRHANQYRVIIESQLNGEKKEARLGGSTSRHCFNDLTPNTQYKISVHAQLQDTEGPAVTITQRTFPVPTAPPTKPTTTTPEPTLPPAKEVCRAAKADLVFLVDGSWSIGDDNFQKIIRFLYSTTGALDRIGPDGTQVAIAQFSDDPRTEFKLSSYDNKETLLDAIQRITYKGGNTKTGRAMKHVKDTVFTAVGGARRGVPKVLVVLTDGRSQDDVHLISQEIQTEGYIVFAIGFSDADYSELVSIASKPSERHVFFVDDLDAFKKIEEKLVTFVCEAASATCPSVPMSGSTLPGFRMMEMFGLVDHMYSSVNGVSMKPGTFNSYSSYRLSSDNPITQPTRFIHPEGLPSDYTITMVFRLLPETPKEPFALWEILNSNNEPLVGVILDNAGKTLTFFNMDYKGDFQAVTFEGTEIQKLFYGSFHKLNIAVSKTSALVMVDCQSVGEKSINAASNISTDGVEVLGRTVRSRGSKDNSAPFQLQSFDIVCSTSWARRDKCCELPSLRKESDCPALPRACTCTQDSKGPPGPPGAPGGPGIRGARGDRGEPGAVGPGGPVGDAGVPGPQGPPGPPGPSGRSIRGPPGAPGEPGLKGDAGPPGGQGVPGTPGSPGREGPPGPRGLLGKDGPQGREGPPGSIGGPGAPGAPGENGPPGPTGHQGPPGIPGSKGERGERGDLQSSASVQAIARQVCEQLIQSHMARYNSILNHIPSQPVSIRTVPGPPGEPGRQGSPGPQGEQGPPGRSGFPGSNGENGQPGARGPPGEKGDKGSPGVGVQGPRGAAGPPGPPGEGRTGSTGPSGRPGNPGSPGRPGTPGPVGPPGPPGYCDQNSCLGYNGGESTYDSELTDRDVPVVQLPPSEGDGEEDDPYGSYGSYYQPNYPVPRPVQPDDPIIDEEELRSPGIQRHARSLAGRRRRQPEIREADLS encoded by the exons TGGACATCTTCATGTGTAAAACTCCAGCCATTGCCGATATTGTAATTCTGGTGGATGGATCGTGGAGTATCGGCCGCATAAATTTCCGTTTGGTGCGGATGTTCCTGGAAAGTCTTGTGAAGGCCTTCTCTGTTGGATCAGAACATGTTCGCATTG gGTTGGCCCAGTACAGCGGTGATCCCAGGATTGAATGGAATTTAAACGCTCACAGGACTAAAGAGTCTGTCATAGACGCTGTAAGGAATCTTCCTTATAAAGGAGGAAACACACTCACAG GTCTTGCTTTGACATACATTTTGGAGAACAGCTTTAAGCCTGAATCTGGATCCAGACCTGATGTTCCTAAAATTGGGATTTTGATCACGGATGGGAAGTCACAGGATGATGTTCATTCCCCAGCTCAGAGACTCAGAGATTCTGGAATTGAGTTGTTTGCTATCG GAGTGAAGAACGCTGATGAGAACGAACTAAGAACCATCGCCTCTCCTCCAGAAGAAACTCACGTTTATAATGTGGCTGATTTCAGTGTGATGAGCTCCATCGTAGAGGAACTCACAAAAACTGTTTGTGAACGCGTGAATGATCTCAGCAAAGAGATCAGCG gTGAGACAGTGGCGTATACAGCGAGGTCATTTGATGCTCCCAGTAATCTCATTACATCTGAGGTCACAGCCAGAAGTTTTCGTGTGTCGTGGACTCACCCTTCAGGACCCGTGGAGAAGTACAGAGTGGTTTATTATGCTACTAAAGGATCCAAACCTGAGGag GCGGTGGTAAACGGGAATGAGAACTCTGTGATGTTGACCCATCTGAACTCTTTGACGGAGTATGAGATCGCTGTGTTTGCCATCTACAGCAACTCAGCCAGTGAAGCTCTGAGAGGCAGCGAGACCACCT TGGCATTGCCGACAGTGAATAATCTGGAGCTGTATGACATCACTCACAGTTCGATGCGTGTGCGCTGGCGTGTGGCTGAAGGAGCTTCTGGGTACATGATCCTGTATGCTCCTCTGACACGAGGAGATGCTGTAGATGAGAAGGAG gtcAAGGTCGATGACTCTGTGACTCAGGTTGAACTGGAAGGTTTGAGTCCTAAAACTGAATACACAGTAACTGTATATGGGATGTATGGAGAAGAGGCCAGTGATCCCATGACAGCACAGCAGACCACAC TTCCTTTGACTCCGCCTCGTAACCTACACATCTCTGACATCAGTCACAGCTCCGCTAAACTTTCCTGGGACTCAGCGTCTCGTAAGGTCAAAGGTTACCGTATTGTTTATGTAAAAACTGATGCTGTCGAGACTGATCAG GTTGAGGTGGGTCCGGTTACCACACTGGTACTACGCAACCTGACTTCTATGACAGAGTACACCGTTGCCCTCTTCGCCATCTATGACGAGGGACAAGCGGACCCACTGACTGACAGCTTCACCACCA GTGTGGTTCCTCTGCCTGTGAATCTGAGAAGCAGTGATGTGTCCACTGATAGTTTTAAAGTCACATGGCAGCACGCTGCGTCTGATGTCTCTGTCTACCGACTCATTTGGAGACCTGCAGCTGGAGGAGAAACTAAAGAG GTTCTCATTAATGATAACTCTAACTGGTACATGATCACGGGTTTAAAGCCTCTGACTGAATATGAAGTCTCTTTGTCTGGGATCTACAGCGATGAATCTGAGAGTGATCAGGTGGAGATTATTGAATCTACAG ttgaCAAAACAACAACAGCTGCCACAACGACCAAAAGCACACCTGCAGCCG ttgtgCGACAGGCTGTCAGGAATCTCAAGCTGAGTGATTTGACGACCTTCAGTATGCGTGTGTCGTGGGATTCAGCTGGACCAAATGTGCGTCAGTACAAAGTGTCATACATCAGCACAAGAGGTGACCGGGCCGAACAGCTG TCGTTGGTTCCTGCGGGTCAGATGTCTGCGGTTCTTCAGCCTCTTCTATCAGACACAGAGTATCGTGTCAGTGTGTCAGCGGTCTACAGCGATGGAGACGGTCCTGTCCTCACACGCGTCGCACGCACAT TGCCTCTGTCTGCACCCAGCAACCTCCGGGTGTCAGAGGAATGGTACAATCGCTTCAGAATCACATGGGACTCGTCCTCCTCTCCCACCATGGGATACCGGATCGTCTACCAGCCCATCTCAG TGTCTGGTCGAGCACTGGAGACGTTTGTAGGTGATGATGTCAACACAATGTTGATCTTGAATTTGCTGAGTGGGACGGATTACAGCGTTAAAGTCATCGCCACGTACACCACAGGATCCAGTGAGGCGCTGACCGGACGTGCCAAAACAC TTTATCTTGGAGTGAATAATCTCAACGCATACCAGGTGCAGGTGACCAGCATGTGTGCCCAGTGGCAGCCACATCGACATGCTAACCAGTACCGGGTCATCATTGAGTCACAGCTGA ACGGTGAGAAAAAGGAAGCGAGGTTGGGTGGCTCCACGTCCAGACACTGCTTTAATGACCTCACTCCCAACACGCAGTACAAGATCAGCGTTCACGCTCAGCTGCAGGACACGGAGGGACCCGCCGTCACCATCACGCAGAGAACAT TTCCTGTACCCACAGCTCCTCCCACCAAACCCACCACCACCACCCCTGAACCCACTTTACCCCCTGCTAAAGAAG TGTGCCGAGCGGCTAAAGCGGACCTGGTGTTTCTGGTGGATGGTTCGTGGAGtattggagatgataacttcCAGAAGATCATTCGTTTCCTCTACAGCACAACAGGTGCTCTGGACCGGATCGGTCCTGATGGGACACAG GTGGCTATAGCTCAGTTCAGTGATGATCCTCGTACTGAGTTTAAATTGAGCTCATATGATAATAAAGAAACTTTACTGGACGCCATTCAGAGAATCACTTATAAAGGAGGAAACACCAAGACAG GTCGAGcaatgaaacatgttaaagataCTGTGTTCACTGCGGTGGGCGGAGCCAGAAGGGGCGTGCCCAAAGTCCTGGTGGTGCTGACCGATGGTCGTTCCCAAGATGACGTTCATCTCATATCTCAGGAGATCCAGACAGAAG GTTATATTGTGTTTGCCATTGGGTTTTCTGATGCGGATTACAGCGAGTTAGTGAGTATTGCCAGTAAACCCAGCGAGAGGCACGTGTTCTTCGTGGACGATCTCGATGCCTTCAAAAAAATAGAAGAGAAACTCGTCACCTTTGTCTGTGAGGCGGCATCAGcaa cgTGTCCATCTGTACCCATGAGTGGCAGCACATTACCAG gcttCAGGATGATGGAGATGTTTGGGTTGGTGGATCATATGTACAGCAGTGTCAATGGTGTCTCCATGAAGCCTGGAACCTTCAACAGTTACAGCAGCTACAGACTAAGCAGTGACAATCCAATAACACAACCCACCag GTTTATCCATCCGGAGGGTCTGCCATCAGACTACACCATCACAATGGTTTTCCGGTTGCTTCCAGAAACTCCAAAGGAGCCTTTTGCATTGTGGGAAATCCTCAACAGCAACAATGAGCCATTAGTGGGAGTGATTCTGGACA ATGCAGGAAAGACTTTGACCTTCTTTAACATGGACTATAAAGGGGACTTCCAGGCGGTGACTTTTGAGGGGACAGAAATCCAAAAACTTTTTTACGGCAGTTTTCACAAG cTGAATATCGCCGTGAGTAAGACCTCAGCTCTTGTGATGGTTGACTGTCAGTCAGTGGGTGAGAAATCCATTAACGCTGCCAGTAACATCAGCACTGATGGTGTGGAGGTGTTGGGGAGAACGGTTCGATCCAGAGGCTCTAAGGACAACTCTGCACCG tTTCAGCTGCAGTCGTTTGATATTGTGTGCAGCACATCGTGGGCCCGACGGGACAAATGCTGCGAGCTGCCCAGTCTG aGGAAGGAATCAGACTGCCCCGCTCTTCCCCGTGCCTGCACCTGTACACAGGACAGTAAGGGCCCACCCGGCCCCCCTGGAGCCCCT GGAGGTCCTGGTATCAGAGGAGCTAGAGGAGATCGAGGAGAACCCGGAGCTGTG GGTCCTGGTGGTCCAGTAGGTGATGCTGGCGTTCCAGGTCCTCAGGGTCCTCCAGGTCCTCCTGGACCCAGCGGTCGTTCCATCAGAGGACCACCG gGGGCACCAGGTGAGCCTGGACTGAAAGGTGATGCAGGCCCTCCAGGTGGTCAG GGTGTTCCAGGCACTCCAGGGTCACCGGGACGTGAGGGACCCCCAGGACCCCGG GGCCTGCTAGGTAAAGACGGTCCTCAGGGAAGAGAAGGACCTCCAGGATCTATA GGAGGTCCAGGAGCTCCCGGCGCTCCAGGTGAAAACGGCCCTCCGGGTCCCACAGGACACCAGGGACCTCCG GGAATCCCAGGATCTAAAGGAGAGAGGGGTGAGCGG GGTGATCTTCAGTCTTCAGCATCTGTTCAGGCCATCGCAAGACAAGTGTGTGAGCAACTCATTCAGA GTCACATGGCACGTTACAATTCCATTCTCAACCACATTCCCAGTCAGCCGGTATCAATCCGCACTGTGCCCGGCCCACCCGGAGAGCCCGGACGACAGGGATCCCCGGGACCTCAAGGAGAGCAGGGCCCACCCGGGCGATCGGGATTTCCCGGCAGTAATGGAGAGAACGGGCAGCCCGGAGCCAGAG GTCCTCCAGGTGAGAAAGGAGATAAAGGAAGTCCAGGTGTGGGAGTACAGGGACCCAGAGGAGCTGCCGGTCCTCCAG GACCCCCTGGTGAAGGGAGAACAGGAAGTACAGGACCTTCCGGTCGCCCCGGTAACCCTGGTAGTCCTGGCAGACCTGGAACTCCAGGACCCGTGGGTCCGCCCGGACCGCCCGGATATTGCGACCAGAATTCCTGCCTAGGATACAATGGTGGAG AATCGACCTATGACAGCGAGCTGACTGACAGAGATGTTCCTGTAGTTCAACTGCCACCGAGCGAGGGTGACGGCGAAGAGGACGACCCGTACGGCAGCTACGGCTCCTACTACCAGCCAAACTACCCCGTGCCTCGCCCCGTACAGCCCGACGATCCCATCATAGACGAGGAAGAGCTGCGCTCGCCCGGGATACAGCGGCACGCACGCAGCCTCGCAGGCCGACGCAGACGGCAGCCCGAAATACGAGAGGCTGACCTGTCGTAA
- the LOC135773742 gene encoding collagen alpha-1(XIV) chain isoform X2 → MQVRVLFLLIVTSALHTHAQVLSPRRLRFKVLSPGVLAVTWKEPKGEFDSYRLVYSTDSGGFEKEVSVNKNDPKAVIQGFDPSKEYTVKIMTVRGTEESKPLTATYTGVGSEVSEVSVRQDPRDPEHDSQISEVDIFMCKTPAIADIVILVDGSWSIGRINFRLVRMFLESLVKAFSVGSEHVRIGLAQYSGDPRIEWNLNAHRTKESVIDAVRNLPYKGGNTLTGLALTYILENSFKPESGSRPDVPKIGILITDGKSQDDVHSPAQRLRDSGIELFAIGVKNADENELRTIASPPEETHVYNVADFSVMSSIVEELTKTVCERVNDLSKEISGETVAYTARSFDAPSNLITSEVTARSFRVSWTHPSGPVEKYRVVYYATKGSKPEEAVVNGNENSVMLTHLNSLTEYEIAVFAIYSNSASEALRGSETTLALPTVNNLELYDITHSSMRVRWRVAEGASGYMILYAPLTRGDAVDEKEVKVDDSVTQVELEGLSPKTEYTVTVYGMYGEEASDPMTAQQTTLPLTPPRNLHISDISHSSAKLSWDSASRKVKGYRIVYVKTDAVETDQVEVGPVTTLVLRNLTSMTEYTVALFAIYDEGQADPLTDSFTTSVVPLPVNLRSSDVSTDSFKVTWQHAASDVSVYRLIWRPAAGGETKEVLINDNSNWYMITGLKPLTEYEVSLSGIYSDESESDQVEIIESTVDKTTTAATTTKSTPAAVVRQAVRNLKLSDLTTFSMRVSWDSAGPNVRQYKVSYISTRGDRAEQLSLVPAGQMSAVLQPLLSDTEYRVSVSAVYSDGDGPVLTRVARTLPLSAPSNLRVSEEWYNRFRITWDSSSSPTMGYRIVYQPISVSGRALETFVGDDVNTMLILNLLSGTDYSVKVIATYTTGSSEALTGRAKTLYLGVNNLNAYQVQVTSMCAQWQPHRHANQYRVIIESQLNGEKKEARLGGSTSRHCFNDLTPNTQYKISVHAQLQDTEGPAVTITQRTFPVPTAPPTKPTTTTPEPTLPPAKEVCRAAKADLVFLVDGSWSIGDDNFQKIIRFLYSTTGALDRIGPDGTQVAIAQFSDDPRTEFKLSSYDNKETLLDAIQRITYKGGNTKTGRAMKHVKDTVFTAVGGARRGVPKVLVVLTDGRSQDDVHLISQEIQTEGYIVFAIGFSDADYSELVSIASKPSERHVFFVDDLDAFKKIEEKLVTFVCEAASATCPSVPMSGSTLPGFRMMEMFGLVDHMYSSVNGVSMKPGTFNSYSSYRLSSDNPITQPTRFIHPEGLPSDYTITMVFRLLPETPKEPFALWEILNSNNEPLVGVILDNAGKTLTFFNMDYKGDFQAVTFEGTEIQKLFYGSFHKLNIAVSKTSALVMVDCQSVGEKSINAASNISTDGVEVLGRTVRSRGSKDNSAPFQLQSFDIVCSTSWARRDKCCELPSLRKESDCPALPRACTCTQDSKGPPGPPGAPGGPGIRGARGDRGEPGAVGPGGPVGDAGVPGPQGPPGPPGPSGRSIRGPPGAPGEPGLKGDAGPPGGQGVPGTPGSPGREGPPGPRGLLGKDGPQGREGPPGSIGGPGAPGAPGENGPPGPTGHQGPPGIPGSKGERGERGDLQSSASVQAIARQVCEQLIQSHMARYNSILNHIPSQPVSIRTVPGPPGEPGRQGSPGPQGEQGPPGRSGFPGSNGENGQPGARGPPGEKGDKGSPGVGVQGPRGAAGPPGPPGEGRTGSTGPSGRPGNPGSPGRPGTPGPVGPPGPPGYCDQNSCLGYNGGVQLPPSEGDGEEDDPYGSYGSYYQPNYPVPRPVQPDDPIIDEEELRSPGIQRHARSLAGRRRRQPEIREADLS, encoded by the exons TGGACATCTTCATGTGTAAAACTCCAGCCATTGCCGATATTGTAATTCTGGTGGATGGATCGTGGAGTATCGGCCGCATAAATTTCCGTTTGGTGCGGATGTTCCTGGAAAGTCTTGTGAAGGCCTTCTCTGTTGGATCAGAACATGTTCGCATTG gGTTGGCCCAGTACAGCGGTGATCCCAGGATTGAATGGAATTTAAACGCTCACAGGACTAAAGAGTCTGTCATAGACGCTGTAAGGAATCTTCCTTATAAAGGAGGAAACACACTCACAG GTCTTGCTTTGACATACATTTTGGAGAACAGCTTTAAGCCTGAATCTGGATCCAGACCTGATGTTCCTAAAATTGGGATTTTGATCACGGATGGGAAGTCACAGGATGATGTTCATTCCCCAGCTCAGAGACTCAGAGATTCTGGAATTGAGTTGTTTGCTATCG GAGTGAAGAACGCTGATGAGAACGAACTAAGAACCATCGCCTCTCCTCCAGAAGAAACTCACGTTTATAATGTGGCTGATTTCAGTGTGATGAGCTCCATCGTAGAGGAACTCACAAAAACTGTTTGTGAACGCGTGAATGATCTCAGCAAAGAGATCAGCG gTGAGACAGTGGCGTATACAGCGAGGTCATTTGATGCTCCCAGTAATCTCATTACATCTGAGGTCACAGCCAGAAGTTTTCGTGTGTCGTGGACTCACCCTTCAGGACCCGTGGAGAAGTACAGAGTGGTTTATTATGCTACTAAAGGATCCAAACCTGAGGag GCGGTGGTAAACGGGAATGAGAACTCTGTGATGTTGACCCATCTGAACTCTTTGACGGAGTATGAGATCGCTGTGTTTGCCATCTACAGCAACTCAGCCAGTGAAGCTCTGAGAGGCAGCGAGACCACCT TGGCATTGCCGACAGTGAATAATCTGGAGCTGTATGACATCACTCACAGTTCGATGCGTGTGCGCTGGCGTGTGGCTGAAGGAGCTTCTGGGTACATGATCCTGTATGCTCCTCTGACACGAGGAGATGCTGTAGATGAGAAGGAG gtcAAGGTCGATGACTCTGTGACTCAGGTTGAACTGGAAGGTTTGAGTCCTAAAACTGAATACACAGTAACTGTATATGGGATGTATGGAGAAGAGGCCAGTGATCCCATGACAGCACAGCAGACCACAC TTCCTTTGACTCCGCCTCGTAACCTACACATCTCTGACATCAGTCACAGCTCCGCTAAACTTTCCTGGGACTCAGCGTCTCGTAAGGTCAAAGGTTACCGTATTGTTTATGTAAAAACTGATGCTGTCGAGACTGATCAG GTTGAGGTGGGTCCGGTTACCACACTGGTACTACGCAACCTGACTTCTATGACAGAGTACACCGTTGCCCTCTTCGCCATCTATGACGAGGGACAAGCGGACCCACTGACTGACAGCTTCACCACCA GTGTGGTTCCTCTGCCTGTGAATCTGAGAAGCAGTGATGTGTCCACTGATAGTTTTAAAGTCACATGGCAGCACGCTGCGTCTGATGTCTCTGTCTACCGACTCATTTGGAGACCTGCAGCTGGAGGAGAAACTAAAGAG GTTCTCATTAATGATAACTCTAACTGGTACATGATCACGGGTTTAAAGCCTCTGACTGAATATGAAGTCTCTTTGTCTGGGATCTACAGCGATGAATCTGAGAGTGATCAGGTGGAGATTATTGAATCTACAG ttgaCAAAACAACAACAGCTGCCACAACGACCAAAAGCACACCTGCAGCCG ttgtgCGACAGGCTGTCAGGAATCTCAAGCTGAGTGATTTGACGACCTTCAGTATGCGTGTGTCGTGGGATTCAGCTGGACCAAATGTGCGTCAGTACAAAGTGTCATACATCAGCACAAGAGGTGACCGGGCCGAACAGCTG TCGTTGGTTCCTGCGGGTCAGATGTCTGCGGTTCTTCAGCCTCTTCTATCAGACACAGAGTATCGTGTCAGTGTGTCAGCGGTCTACAGCGATGGAGACGGTCCTGTCCTCACACGCGTCGCACGCACAT TGCCTCTGTCTGCACCCAGCAACCTCCGGGTGTCAGAGGAATGGTACAATCGCTTCAGAATCACATGGGACTCGTCCTCCTCTCCCACCATGGGATACCGGATCGTCTACCAGCCCATCTCAG TGTCTGGTCGAGCACTGGAGACGTTTGTAGGTGATGATGTCAACACAATGTTGATCTTGAATTTGCTGAGTGGGACGGATTACAGCGTTAAAGTCATCGCCACGTACACCACAGGATCCAGTGAGGCGCTGACCGGACGTGCCAAAACAC TTTATCTTGGAGTGAATAATCTCAACGCATACCAGGTGCAGGTGACCAGCATGTGTGCCCAGTGGCAGCCACATCGACATGCTAACCAGTACCGGGTCATCATTGAGTCACAGCTGA ACGGTGAGAAAAAGGAAGCGAGGTTGGGTGGCTCCACGTCCAGACACTGCTTTAATGACCTCACTCCCAACACGCAGTACAAGATCAGCGTTCACGCTCAGCTGCAGGACACGGAGGGACCCGCCGTCACCATCACGCAGAGAACAT TTCCTGTACCCACAGCTCCTCCCACCAAACCCACCACCACCACCCCTGAACCCACTTTACCCCCTGCTAAAGAAG TGTGCCGAGCGGCTAAAGCGGACCTGGTGTTTCTGGTGGATGGTTCGTGGAGtattggagatgataacttcCAGAAGATCATTCGTTTCCTCTACAGCACAACAGGTGCTCTGGACCGGATCGGTCCTGATGGGACACAG GTGGCTATAGCTCAGTTCAGTGATGATCCTCGTACTGAGTTTAAATTGAGCTCATATGATAATAAAGAAACTTTACTGGACGCCATTCAGAGAATCACTTATAAAGGAGGAAACACCAAGACAG GTCGAGcaatgaaacatgttaaagataCTGTGTTCACTGCGGTGGGCGGAGCCAGAAGGGGCGTGCCCAAAGTCCTGGTGGTGCTGACCGATGGTCGTTCCCAAGATGACGTTCATCTCATATCTCAGGAGATCCAGACAGAAG GTTATATTGTGTTTGCCATTGGGTTTTCTGATGCGGATTACAGCGAGTTAGTGAGTATTGCCAGTAAACCCAGCGAGAGGCACGTGTTCTTCGTGGACGATCTCGATGCCTTCAAAAAAATAGAAGAGAAACTCGTCACCTTTGTCTGTGAGGCGGCATCAGcaa cgTGTCCATCTGTACCCATGAGTGGCAGCACATTACCAG gcttCAGGATGATGGAGATGTTTGGGTTGGTGGATCATATGTACAGCAGTGTCAATGGTGTCTCCATGAAGCCTGGAACCTTCAACAGTTACAGCAGCTACAGACTAAGCAGTGACAATCCAATAACACAACCCACCag GTTTATCCATCCGGAGGGTCTGCCATCAGACTACACCATCACAATGGTTTTCCGGTTGCTTCCAGAAACTCCAAAGGAGCCTTTTGCATTGTGGGAAATCCTCAACAGCAACAATGAGCCATTAGTGGGAGTGATTCTGGACA ATGCAGGAAAGACTTTGACCTTCTTTAACATGGACTATAAAGGGGACTTCCAGGCGGTGACTTTTGAGGGGACAGAAATCCAAAAACTTTTTTACGGCAGTTTTCACAAG cTGAATATCGCCGTGAGTAAGACCTCAGCTCTTGTGATGGTTGACTGTCAGTCAGTGGGTGAGAAATCCATTAACGCTGCCAGTAACATCAGCACTGATGGTGTGGAGGTGTTGGGGAGAACGGTTCGATCCAGAGGCTCTAAGGACAACTCTGCACCG tTTCAGCTGCAGTCGTTTGATATTGTGTGCAGCACATCGTGGGCCCGACGGGACAAATGCTGCGAGCTGCCCAGTCTG aGGAAGGAATCAGACTGCCCCGCTCTTCCCCGTGCCTGCACCTGTACACAGGACAGTAAGGGCCCACCCGGCCCCCCTGGAGCCCCT GGAGGTCCTGGTATCAGAGGAGCTAGAGGAGATCGAGGAGAACCCGGAGCTGTG GGTCCTGGTGGTCCAGTAGGTGATGCTGGCGTTCCAGGTCCTCAGGGTCCTCCAGGTCCTCCTGGACCCAGCGGTCGTTCCATCAGAGGACCACCG gGGGCACCAGGTGAGCCTGGACTGAAAGGTGATGCAGGCCCTCCAGGTGGTCAG GGTGTTCCAGGCACTCCAGGGTCACCGGGACGTGAGGGACCCCCAGGACCCCGG GGCCTGCTAGGTAAAGACGGTCCTCAGGGAAGAGAAGGACCTCCAGGATCTATA GGAGGTCCAGGAGCTCCCGGCGCTCCAGGTGAAAACGGCCCTCCGGGTCCCACAGGACACCAGGGACCTCCG GGAATCCCAGGATCTAAAGGAGAGAGGGGTGAGCGG GGTGATCTTCAGTCTTCAGCATCTGTTCAGGCCATCGCAAGACAAGTGTGTGAGCAACTCATTCAGA GTCACATGGCACGTTACAATTCCATTCTCAACCACATTCCCAGTCAGCCGGTATCAATCCGCACTGTGCCCGGCCCACCCGGAGAGCCCGGACGACAGGGATCCCCGGGACCTCAAGGAGAGCAGGGCCCACCCGGGCGATCGGGATTTCCCGGCAGTAATGGAGAGAACGGGCAGCCCGGAGCCAGAG GTCCTCCAGGTGAGAAAGGAGATAAAGGAAGTCCAGGTGTGGGAGTACAGGGACCCAGAGGAGCTGCCGGTCCTCCAG GACCCCCTGGTGAAGGGAGAACAGGAAGTACAGGACCTTCCGGTCGCCCCGGTAACCCTGGTAGTCCTGGCAGACCTGGAACTCCAGGACCCGTGGGTCCGCCCGGACCGCCCGGATATTGCGACCAGAATTCCTGCCTAGGATACAATGGTGGAG TTCAACTGCCACCGAGCGAGGGTGACGGCGAAGAGGACGACCCGTACGGCAGCTACGGCTCCTACTACCAGCCAAACTACCCCGTGCCTCGCCCCGTACAGCCCGACGATCCCATCATAGACGAGGAAGAGCTGCGCTCGCCCGGGATACAGCGGCACGCACGCAGCCTCGCAGGCCGACGCAGACGGCAGCCCGAAATACGAGAGGCTGACCTGTCGTAA